Proteins from a genomic interval of Pseudomonas paeninsulae:
- the metG gene encoding methionine--tRNA ligase encodes MSEARKILVTSALPYANGSIHLGHMLEYIQTDMWVRFQKLRGNQCVYVCADDAHGSAIMLRAEKEGITPEQLIDNVKAEHTADFGDFLVNFDNYHSTHSEENRELSAAIYLKLRDAGHIATRSVTQYFDPEKGMFLADRFIKGSCPKCGAEDQYGDNCEKCGATYEPTELKNPRSAISGAVPELRDSKHLFFKLPDFEAMLKSWTRGGALQDAVANKIAEWLDSGLKEWDISRDAPYFGFEIPDEPGKYFYVWLDAPVGYMASFKNLCARTPELDFDAFWGKDSTAELYHFIGKDIVNFHALFWPAMLEGAGLRKPTAIAVHGYLTVNGQKMSKSRGTFIKARTYLDHLNPEYLRYYYAAKLARGVDDLDLNLEDFVQKVNSDLVGKVVNIASRCAGFIHKGNAGVLVAGNAAPELTEAFQAAAPSIAEAYEARDFARAMREIMGLADRANAWIADKAPWSLAKQDGKQDEVQAICALGINLFRQLLIFLKPVLPKLAADAEAFLNVAPLTWNDHQSLLANHQLNPFSALLTRIEPAKIDAMIEASKEDLAASQTDSAPQGNGELTKEPLAAEIAFDAFAAVDLRIALIEKCEFVEGADKLLRLTLDIGDGKRNVFSGIKSAYPDPSKLEGRLTLYVANLAARKMKFGVSEGMVLAAGPGGEEIYLLSPDSGAKPGQRVK; translated from the coding sequence ATGAGCGAAGCCCGCAAGATTCTCGTTACCAGCGCCCTGCCCTATGCCAATGGTTCGATTCACCTTGGCCATATGCTCGAGTACATCCAGACCGACATGTGGGTGCGTTTCCAGAAGCTGCGCGGCAATCAGTGTGTGTACGTCTGCGCCGACGACGCCCATGGCTCGGCGATCATGCTGCGTGCCGAGAAAGAAGGCATCACCCCGGAACAGCTGATCGACAACGTCAAGGCCGAGCACACTGCCGACTTCGGCGACTTTCTGGTGAATTTCGACAACTACCACTCGACCCACTCCGAAGAGAACCGCGAGCTATCGGCGGCGATCTACCTGAAACTGCGTGACGCCGGGCATATCGCCACCCGCTCGGTAACCCAATACTTCGACCCGGAAAAGGGCATGTTTCTCGCCGACCGCTTCATCAAGGGCAGCTGCCCGAAGTGCGGCGCCGAGGACCAGTACGGCGACAACTGCGAGAAATGTGGCGCCACCTATGAGCCCACGGAGCTGAAGAACCCGCGCTCGGCCATCTCCGGCGCCGTACCGGAGCTGCGCGACTCCAAACACCTCTTCTTCAAGCTGCCGGACTTCGAGGCCATGCTGAAAAGCTGGACCCGTGGCGGCGCCCTGCAGGACGCGGTGGCCAACAAGATCGCCGAATGGCTGGACTCCGGCCTGAAGGAATGGGACATCAGCCGCGATGCGCCCTACTTCGGCTTCGAGATCCCCGACGAGCCCGGCAAGTACTTCTATGTCTGGCTGGACGCACCTGTTGGCTACATGGCCAGCTTCAAGAACCTCTGCGCACGCACCCCCGAGCTGGACTTCGACGCCTTCTGGGGCAAGGACTCGACGGCCGAGCTGTACCACTTCATCGGCAAGGACATCGTCAACTTCCACGCCCTGTTCTGGCCAGCGATGCTCGAAGGCGCCGGCCTGCGCAAGCCGACCGCCATCGCCGTGCATGGCTACCTGACCGTCAACGGCCAGAAGATGTCCAAGTCGCGCGGCACCTTTATCAAGGCGCGCACCTACCTGGATCATCTGAACCCGGAATACCTACGTTACTACTACGCCGCCAAGCTGGCACGCGGCGTCGACGACCTCGACCTCAACCTCGAAGACTTCGTGCAGAAGGTCAACTCCGATCTGGTCGGCAAGGTAGTCAACATCGCCAGTCGCTGCGCCGGCTTTATCCACAAGGGCAATGCTGGCGTGCTGGTCGCCGGCAACGCCGCCCCCGAGCTGACTGAGGCCTTCCAGGCCGCAGCGCCGAGCATTGCCGAAGCCTACGAGGCGCGCGACTTTGCCCGTGCCATGCGCGAGATCATGGGCCTGGCCGACCGCGCCAACGCCTGGATCGCTGACAAGGCGCCCTGGTCCCTGGCCAAACAGGACGGCAAGCAGGACGAGGTGCAGGCCATCTGCGCCCTGGGCATCAATCTGTTCCGGCAGCTACTGATCTTCCTCAAGCCGGTGCTGCCGAAACTGGCCGCCGACGCAGAAGCTTTCCTGAATGTCGCGCCGCTGACCTGGAACGACCACCAGAGCCTGCTGGCCAACCATCAATTGAACCCGTTCAGCGCCCTGCTGACCCGTATCGAGCCTGCGAAAATCGACGCCATGATCGAAGCCTCCAAAGAAGACCTGGCCGCCAGCCAGACCGACAGCGCGCCGCAAGGCAATGGAGAACTAACCAAGGAGCCGCTGGCCGCGGAAATCGCCTTCGACGCCTTCGCCGCGGTCGACCTGCGTATCGCCCTGATCGAGAAATGCGAATTCGTCGAAGGCGCTGACAAGCTGCTGCGCCTGACTCTGGATATCGGCGATGGCAAGCGCAACGTGTTCAGCGGGATCAAGAGTGCCTACCCGGACCCGAGCAAGCTGGAAGGCCGCCTGACCCTGTACGTGGCCAACCTGGCCGCGCGCAAGATGAAGTTCGGCGTGTCCGAAGGCATGGTCCTGGCTGCCGGCCCCGGCGGCGAGGAAATCTACCTGCTCAGCCCGGACAGCGGCGCCAAACCAGGCCAGCGGGTCAAGTAA
- the rsxC gene encoding electron transport complex subunit RsxC: protein MTAMQPMAWDIPGGIHPPERKQLSNRTPIQPAPLPKRLVLPLNQHIGAAAEPVVSLGQRVLKGQLIAAANGFVSVPLHAPTSGTISFIGPQPYPHVSGMLAPAIVIDSDGLDQWCALTPCLDYRHLENSSLLEMIRQAGISGLGGAGFPTAVKLNARPTQKVHTLVINGTECEPYITADDLLMRERTEQLISGIDILAQLIQPDQVLIGVEDNKPEAIAALRTALSERSYQLRVFPTKYPSGGEKQLIQILTGVEVPSGGLPADIGILCQNVGTCKAIHDAVILGKPLISRITTLTGEALAQPMNVEVLLGTPVGELLEFAGLDRSKLNRLIMGGPMMGFTLPDFDVPLIKTTNCLLAATSAELPAPPPAMPCIRCGECAEVCPASLLPQQLHFFAIGQEHEQLKAHNLFDCIECGACAYVCPSSIPLVQYYRAAKGEIRDLEQKQLKAEQSKQRFELRQERLRRAEEQKEAERKARAEKAARAKAAQAEASASTDDDAQAGKPAGLGDDLKKLKIEASMAQVALKKAEKQLVAHVTPEMQAQVDQLRSAATTAQQALDAAVAATPPAATTPAVDDGGALKKAKIDAAMLRAQLRKLEKAEAPSPEQQNELQQLREQLQAAEKLLAELETQAPAASAKPVADDALKKAKIDAAMLRAQLRKLEKLEAPSPEQQSELQQLREQLQAAEKLLAELETQAPIASAKPVDDGALKKAKIDAAMLRAQLRKLEKAEAPSPEQQNELQQLREQLQAAEKLLAELETQAPAASAKPVADDALKKSKIDAAMLRAQLRKLEKLDAPSPEQQSELQQLREQLQAAEKLLAELETQAPAATAKPVADDALKKAKIDAAMLRAQLRKLEKAGTPSPEQQSELQQLREQLQAAEKLLTELETQAPAATAKPVADDALKKAKIDAAMLRAQLRKLEKAGTPSPEQQSELQQLREQLQAAEKLLTELETQAPAASAKPVDDGALKKAKIELAMKRAALKKAEKTGSDETELGSLRDALAQAEQALHTAEATSRKPAPTLVRTDKIPTDDTTRALKTEVAFARADLRKLERDESSATDALAAARQRLVEAEQKLQQHAG, encoded by the coding sequence ATGACGGCGATGCAACCCATGGCTTGGGATATCCCCGGCGGCATTCATCCGCCGGAGCGCAAACAACTCTCCAACCGCACGCCGATCCAGCCCGCACCGTTGCCCAAGCGCCTGGTGTTGCCGCTCAACCAGCACATTGGCGCTGCGGCCGAGCCGGTGGTTAGCCTGGGCCAACGGGTACTCAAGGGCCAGCTGATCGCTGCTGCCAATGGTTTCGTCAGCGTGCCGCTGCATGCCCCGACCTCCGGCACTATCAGTTTTATCGGCCCGCAGCCTTATCCACATGTTTCCGGCATGCTTGCCCCGGCCATCGTCATCGACAGCGATGGCCTGGATCAGTGGTGCGCACTGACGCCCTGCCTGGACTACCGCCACCTGGAAAACAGCAGCCTGCTGGAGATGATTCGCCAGGCCGGGATCAGCGGCCTGGGCGGCGCTGGCTTCCCCACGGCGGTCAAGCTCAACGCGCGACCCACCCAGAAAGTCCATACGCTGGTGATCAACGGTACCGAGTGCGAGCCGTACATCACGGCCGATGACCTGTTGATGCGCGAACGAACCGAGCAGCTGATCTCCGGCATCGACATCCTTGCGCAACTGATCCAGCCCGATCAGGTGCTGATCGGCGTCGAAGACAACAAGCCTGAAGCCATCGCCGCACTGCGCACGGCCTTGAGCGAGCGCAGTTATCAACTGCGGGTCTTCCCGACCAAATACCCCTCGGGCGGCGAGAAGCAACTGATCCAGATTCTCACCGGCGTCGAAGTACCCAGCGGCGGCCTGCCGGCGGATATCGGCATCCTCTGCCAGAACGTCGGCACCTGCAAAGCCATCCACGATGCGGTGATTCTCGGCAAACCGCTGATCTCGCGCATCACCACCCTTACCGGCGAGGCTCTGGCGCAACCAATGAACGTCGAGGTGCTGCTCGGCACCCCGGTCGGCGAACTGCTGGAGTTTGCCGGCCTCGACCGCAGCAAGCTCAACCGCCTGATCATGGGCGGGCCGATGATGGGCTTTACCCTGCCCGACTTCGACGTACCGCTGATCAAGACCACCAACTGCCTGCTCGCCGCGACCAGCGCCGAATTGCCAGCGCCGCCGCCGGCCATGCCCTGCATTCGCTGTGGTGAATGCGCCGAGGTCTGTCCGGCCAGCCTGCTGCCGCAGCAATTGCATTTCTTCGCCATCGGCCAGGAACACGAGCAGCTCAAGGCGCACAACCTGTTCGACTGCATCGAATGCGGCGCTTGTGCCTATGTCTGCCCGTCGAGCATTCCCCTGGTGCAGTACTACCGTGCGGCCAAGGGCGAAATTCGCGACCTTGAACAGAAGCAGCTCAAGGCCGAGCAGTCCAAGCAGCGCTTCGAGCTGCGCCAGGAGCGCCTGCGCCGCGCCGAAGAGCAGAAAGAAGCCGAGCGCAAGGCCCGCGCCGAGAAAGCCGCCCGCGCCAAAGCCGCCCAGGCCGAAGCATCAGCGAGCACTGACGATGACGCGCAAGCAGGCAAGCCGGCCGGCCTCGGCGATGACCTGAAGAAACTCAAGATCGAAGCCAGCATGGCCCAGGTCGCACTGAAGAAGGCCGAGAAACAACTGGTGGCCCACGTCACGCCCGAGATGCAGGCCCAGGTCGACCAGCTGCGCAGTGCCGCAACAACCGCACAGCAGGCTCTGGATGCCGCCGTAGCGGCCACCCCACCCGCCGCAACAACGCCTGCGGTGGACGACGGCGGCGCCCTGAAGAAAGCCAAGATCGACGCCGCCATGCTCCGCGCCCAGCTGCGCAAGCTGGAGAAAGCCGAGGCACCAAGCCCAGAACAGCAGAACGAACTGCAACAACTGCGCGAGCAGCTACAGGCGGCAGAAAAACTGCTGGCTGAACTGGAAACCCAGGCTCCCGCCGCGTCAGCCAAACCTGTCGCCGACGACGCCCTGAAAAAAGCCAAGATCGACGCCGCCATGCTCCGCGCCCAGCTGCGCAAGCTGGAGAAACTTGAGGCGCCAAGCCCTGAACAGCAGAGCGAACTGCAACAACTGCGCGAGCAGCTACAGGCGGCAGAAAAACTGCTGGCTGAGCTGGAAACCCAGGCTCCCATCGCGTCAGCCAAACCTGTCGATGACGGTGCGCTGAAGAAAGCCAAGATCGACGCCGCCATGCTCCGCGCCCAGCTGCGCAAGCTGGAGAAAGCCGAGGCACCAAGCCCAGAACAGCAGAACGAACTGCAACAACTGCGCGAGCAGCTACAGGCGGCAGAAAAACTGCTGGCTGAACTGGAAACCCAGGCTCCCGCCGCGTCAGCCAAACCTGTCGCCGACGACGCCCTGAAAAAATCCAAGATCGACGCCGCCATGCTCCGTGCCCAGTTGCGCAAGCTGGAGAAACTTGATGCACCCAGCCCTGAACAGCAGAGCGAACTGCAACAACTGCGCGAGCAGCTACAGGCGGCAGAAAAACTGCTGGCTGAACTGGAAACCCAGGCTCCCGCCGCGACAGCCAAACCTGTCGCCGACGACGCCCTGAAAAAAGCCAAGATCGACGCCGCCATGCTCCGCGCCCAGCTGCGCAAGCTGGAGAAAGCCGGGACACCCAGCCCTGAACAGCAGAGCGAACTGCAACAACTGCGCGAGCAGCTACAGGCGGCAGAAAAACTGCTGACTGAACTGGAAACCCAGGCTCCCGCCGCGACAGCCAAACCTGTCGCCGACGACGCCCTGAAAAAAGCCAAGATCGACGCCGCCATGCTCCGCGCCCAGCTGCGCAAGCTGGAGAAAGCCGGGACACCCAGCCCTGAACAGCAGAGCGAACTGCAACAACTGCGCGAGCAGCTACAGGCGGCAGAAAAACTGCTGACTGAACTGGAAACCCAGGCTCCCGCCGCGTCAGCCAAACCTGTCGATGACGGCGCGCTGAAAAAAGCCAAGATAGAACTGGCGATGAAACGCGCTGCGCTGAAAAAAGCCGAGAAAACCGGCAGCGATGAAACCGAACTAGGCAGTCTGCGCGATGCGTTGGCCCAGGCCGAACAGGCGCTGCACACTGCCGAAGCAACATCCCGCAAGCCTGCGCCGACGCTGGTACGCACCGACAAAATCCCGACCGACGACACCACCCGCGCCCTTAAAACCGAAGTAGCCTTCGCCCGCGCCGACCTGCGCAAACTGGAACGCGACGAGAGCAGTGCCACCGATGCCCTGGCGGCAGCCCGTCAACGCCTGGTAGAAGCCGAACAGAAATTACAGCAACACGCAGGCTAA
- the rsxB gene encoding electron transport complex subunit RsxB, with the protein MSLLLSAVLALLALCLVAGAILGFAAVRFKVEGNPIAEQINALLPQTQCGQCGYPGCKPYAEAIAGGDKINKCPPGGEATIQALADLLDVEAEALDAVEGEKPQMVAYIREAECIGCTKCIQACPVDAIVGAAKQMHTVIVSECTGCDLCVEPCPVDCIDMLPLDSSVQSWKWSKPLAPGQLIATDREQAA; encoded by the coding sequence ATGAGCCTGTTGCTCAGCGCGGTTCTTGCCCTGCTGGCGCTGTGCCTGGTGGCCGGCGCCATCCTCGGTTTCGCCGCCGTGCGCTTCAAGGTCGAAGGCAACCCGATCGCCGAGCAGATCAACGCCTTGCTGCCGCAGACCCAGTGCGGCCAGTGCGGCTATCCCGGTTGCAAGCCCTATGCCGAGGCGATTGCCGGCGGCGACAAGATCAACAAGTGCCCACCGGGCGGCGAAGCGACCATCCAGGCACTGGCCGACCTGCTGGATGTCGAGGCTGAAGCCCTGGACGCGGTGGAAGGCGAAAAACCGCAGATGGTCGCCTACATTCGCGAGGCCGAATGCATCGGCTGCACCAAGTGCATCCAGGCCTGTCCGGTGGACGCTATTGTCGGCGCGGCCAAGCAGATGCACACGGTGATCGTCTCCGAATGCACCGGCTGCGACCTGTGCGTCGAACCCTGTCCGGTGGACTGCATCGACATGCTTCCGCTGGACAGCAGCGTGCAAAGCTGGAAGTGGAGCAAACCCCTGGCACCTGGCCAGTTGATCGCCACCGATCGGGAGCAGGCGGCATGA
- the rsxA gene encoding electron transport complex subunit RsxA has protein sequence MTELALIMVSAILVNNFVLVQFLGLCPFMGVSRKIETAIGLSLATTFVLTLAAMCSYLVQQYVLKPLDIEFLRTISFILVIAVVVQFTEMVVNKTSPLLYRVLGIFLPLITTNCIVLGVALLNANKAEFTFITATANGFAAGLGFSLVLVLFAAMRERIAIADVPKNFQGAAIGMVTAGLMSLAFMGFTGLIKL, from the coding sequence ATGACCGAACTCGCCTTGATCATGGTCAGCGCCATCCTGGTCAACAACTTCGTACTGGTGCAGTTCCTCGGCCTGTGCCCGTTTATGGGCGTGTCGAGGAAGATCGAGACGGCCATCGGCTTGTCCCTCGCCACCACCTTCGTCCTGACCCTGGCCGCCATGTGCAGCTACCTGGTCCAGCAATACGTGCTCAAGCCGCTGGATATCGAATTCCTGCGCACCATCAGCTTTATCCTGGTGATCGCCGTGGTGGTGCAGTTCACCGAAATGGTGGTGAACAAGACCAGTCCGCTGCTGTACCGCGTGCTCGGTATCTTCCTGCCGCTGATCACCACCAACTGCATCGTCCTCGGCGTGGCCCTGCTCAATGCCAACAAGGCCGAGTTCACCTTTATCACCGCCACCGCCAATGGTTTCGCCGCCGGGCTCGGTTTCTCCCTGGTGCTGGTGCTGTTCGCCGCCATGCGTGAGCGCATCGCCATCGCCGACGTGCCGAAAAACTTCCAGGGTGCAGCCATCGGCATGGTTACGGCCGGCCTGATGTCGCTGGCGTTCATGGGCTTTACCGGCCTGATCAAGCTATGA